In Mustela erminea isolate mMusErm1 chromosome 7, mMusErm1.Pri, whole genome shotgun sequence, the genomic stretch AAACTCGCCTGGAGCACCCGCCATGAGGCCAGCCCCCGAAGGAGAAGTGAGCAAGTGGTGGGTCCTGCTGTGTGATCTTCCTGTGCCCCACTTGTTGAAAAACCTCCTGCAGGGCTCGTCTGGGCAAGAGGAAAGGCAAGGTGGGGGCAGCCTGGCCAGCTGGGGCTCTGATGAGTTGGGTGGGGGCCTCTCGCCTCCCAGGCAGCGCTTATagttcccttccctgcccctttgTCCTCTAGGTTTTCCGCAGAGCAGATAAGAATGGTGAGTGTGGCTTCCCCTGGGTCCACAGCGTGGCGAGGGGTGGGAGACATCAGGGGGGCTCAGGGAAATGTGGGGCCTGGGGGAACAGTCTAGAATGGAGAACAATCTTGGGGAGACCCAAATTAGGAAAACCACTCAAGGCATCCTTCCCAGAGGGACGGCTGTTTGGAGTTGAGCTTGGCAGTGTGGAGAGGAGGGAGCGCGGTTTCGTcagaggctggaggtggggggcgtACTCTCACACACCGCCCTGGCACAGTTATGGGTAACTCTTGCGTTTGACTTCATGTTGTCCTCACAACTGCCAGCTAGCTGGGCGTTGTTCACCTCACTTCACAGACGAAGgagcagaagcccagagaggtgaagcgggttgcctaaagtcacacagccttTTAAGTGGTGGGCCTTGAACCCGGGTCTGTGTGATGCTTCATCCCAGGCTCCCTGTGTCAGGGGCTTGGAAAGGTGGGGTGATGGAGAGGAGGCCCTACATCTTCAGAGGGCTCAGGAACTTTCTGTGTGACCAACCACCTGGACCCAGGGAGGGCTGGCACAGGATGGTGCTGGGTCCAGGGAATCAGGTTCCCCTGCTCTGGGTCTCGGGTTTCCTCAGACCCTTACCTGGGAAAACCTTGAAAGCTAAAACAGGAGCCCTCAAGGGAACCCGCAAGCAAGTCGCTGCCCACAGGTGGCTTGGAGCAGCCCGCTGTGCCCTGACTGGCCAGCTGAGGGTCTGAGCCGAGGCAGCCAGTCAGCCCAGCCTCAGCCTCACTTCCGTCTGGGGGCATCAGACCCTTTTGTATTTATGCCTCCTAGAGAGAGGATTACTGATCAGGACGCTTGGTCTCATTTGGCTCACAGCAATCCTTCTGGGGACGCTCAGACTGTCCCCCCactctgctcccccagccccatctGCTTACAGACCTTACAGGCCAGATCCCAGGGTCTCTGGCCATCCCCCTGGTGCACTTAGACTGTGACTTGGCCCCTGCAGAGAGGGGCTGTGGCTTCCCTTCTAAGCTGCGGCTGCCACCGGCAGGGGCTCCTGCTCTCAGGAAGATCTCATCTGCCTCCCAGTGGCTTCTCTGTGAAGGGCGTGGGTCCAGAGCAGACTCAGCCCCGAAATCCTCCCAGTGATGTCCAGGTCCTGCCCCCATGATCTGGCTGTTCGTTTCTTCATTTGGCAAACACGTATTGAGTCCCTTTGTAATGCCACATGTGTGCTGCCCCGTCCCTTGGGTGCTTGCAGCATGGCCTCTATTGCCTTGAGTGGGCACCTCCGAGGACCTTTTTGTCTCCAACAGCCGGGTCCCCTGGCCAAGCTCAGAATTCCATTCCACCTGGCTGAGTAGTCCTTGGGCGGGGGGTCTGAATCTGGTGGCAGGGGTCAGGGATAccagctctgctccctgccaccctccctcccagATGATGGTAAGCTCTCATTTGAGGAATTCCAGAATTACTTTGCTGATGGGGTTCTCAGCCCTGGGGAGCTGCGGGAGCTGTTCAACGGCATCGACGGGCACTCCACCAAGTATGTACGAGCGGGGGTGGGTGAGCCGTGGGTAGATGTGAGGCTAGGTTATCCCAGCCCCACTGTGTCCCCTGCTGCCTTCATTCCTTATGGAGGATGGGGGGTTGCGTAGGGAGAGAGGTGCCAGGGCCCGATGCCAACTTTGCCCGCCCACTCACCCCCCTCCCTGGCTCCAGTCTTGTCCATCACACTCTTTCCAGCTGGGACCCCAAAATAGCCAGGTCTGAGTCACCACCCGTGGTTCAGCCCACAGGTGTCCCCCTGCACCCCATTCCCTCTTCCTACAGGGATCAGAGGGTGCCTGAGGCTAGCCGGGCCCTGCCAGCTTCCACCCATGGATGCAAGGGCACGAGCCTGCACTTACCTCCCCATGTTCCCCCATCTGCAGGCCTCAGCAGCAGTGGCACGCTATCCTCCCTGTGCTGCCTCACATGCAAGCACCTGGATGCACagctgtccctccctctccccccacatcTCCTTAGAATAAATTCTAGACTCTGGGTCAGGCTTCAAGGCTGCCACGCCCTTCCCTAGCCTGAAGCCTGAGCTGGGCCTTTTGTCTGCTACCTCCCCACCACCAGAAGCTTCAGTCAAATTCCTTGTCCTTCAAGGCCTAACTAAAGTAGCTTCCTCctggaagccctccctgacctaCCAAGTATTACCCTGTTGTTTTCTCCGGACTTTCTCAGACCTGACTTCCCCATCCCAGCTCTGACCCTTCCTCTCTGGCCTGTGTCCACATTTCTCTCCCTGGGCCTGAAAGCCCCTTGGAAGCCAAGAGTGGGTCTGAGTTTTTGTCCTCAGTAGTACCCCTGCTGCCCCTCTCGGCGCACTGAGCAGCTTCACCTGCGGTAGAGGCAGAAGTCTCCTCCCCATCAGGCTGAGCTGGGCGGGCAGTGGGAGGAACGTTGGCTTCCAAGGCCCAGGTCACAGGCTTACGTCTGCGGGACTGAAGTGTACCTTCTCTTTTTCCCACAGCAATTTGGAAACAGAGAGACTGTGTGGTGAGTAGGCCCACGGGAGCTCCGGTCTCCTGGGACCCCTGGGCAGGTGGGCATGAGGAGAGGCCGCCTCCTCTCCTAATGGAACTTGATGGGCTTGGCTCAGGATACAAGGCCTGGTTGGCTGCGGAGGAATTCCAGGCTGGGTAAATGAGGTCATGgagcaggtggggggggtggtcaggaaCCCTTGAGCACCTCCTCTGCCCGCAGATTATTTCTCAGAACACCTGGGGGTCTACCGGCCTGTGCTGGCTGCCCTGGAGTCGCTGAACTGTGCGGTCCTCACTGCCATGGACAGCACCAAGCTGGTGAGTGGAGGGCTTGACGCTGGAAGGCTGGGAATGAGGGCAGACATGTCTGCTGTGCTGGGCCAGTCTCCACTGTCACGGCTCTGGGCTGTGAAGCTAGAGGCTTGGGTTCAAATCgtgcctctctcactctctagCTGTGTATCTGTATCTCTCCGGGCCCGAGTTCTCTCATCTGTAGATTGAGGATCATAAGAGAGCTTACCTCCATGCATTTGGTGGGACAATTAAATGAGAGggaaggcagggatttttgtctttctcattgTCTACTCTATTGCCAGCACCCAGAactgtgcctgacacacagcagcCACCTAATACCtagagctgctgctgctgttttggTCATAGGCGAGACCCACCTGCTGTGGGGTATTGAGCCCAGGACccagcagggatggggtgggaagTGGGGCATGTGCGCATACGGTCACGGGCCGTGCTGGTGTAgaacctggggaggggggcagggcctggcccaAGGACGTGGGTGAGACTGGCGTGTGTGCACCCAGGTGTGCATGTGTATCTGTTTGCATGTGTGGCCACATGTGCATATAAGCACTAACAGTGCTCACAGCCGGGGCTCTAGGCTCTTGGGTAGTGACTTTGAAAACACAAGCCACCCCTCCCTTTGTGTGTTTCCTTTAAGAAATGTCTCCACCCCCTTTGTCCTGTGGCTCTTAATTACAAGGCAaggagggaagatggagaagatCCAGGATTGTGCCTGACCCCACtttttacagaaggggaaactgaggccctcaATGAGTCAATGATCAGCTGAAGACAGAGCTTCCTTTTCTGGTTGCTTCCACATGGGATTTTGTCAGTTTTCAAAAGGCTTGGCATAGGATAGGAATCCAAATTATACAGGGTGAGGGGTTGACTAATAATTTCCATATCTGTGGCCTGGACACAGGTGGGAGTGTTGCCTTCCTGTTGCCATGGAAACCGGGCCCCGGGAGTAGGCACCTGGACAGGTATTCTCTGAACTGGCACTGGTTAGGGTAAACTGAAACTGCAGGTTGAAGTGAGGGTCCTAGGGGTCCGGACCACCTCCTGCTGGCTCAGTAGGGAGTAGGGGCGACCCGTCAGCACATGATGACACTGCCAGCTCCGATCACTTGAGACTTTTTATCTGGAACTCAATGCCTCTGATAGCTCAGCCCGCtaagcctctgcccctgctgcccctcATGTGACACCTCCCCTCCAGTGACTCAGTTGAACACTTCGTGCACCAGCCTGGGGCCACACTCCTGGTACATGGCCCGGGTTATCCAGCGACATTGGAAGGAGTGCAAGGAGGCTACCATGGAGCCACCTGTCCATACTGCTGTGCCACGCCCAGGCTTGGCCACCAAGCAAGGCCTCAGGGCCCCATAGCCGTGCCTCCGGCACTGGGCATCCAGCTCCATTTCCAGGCGCTCAGTGAAGCCAGGGAAAAGTGTGGAGCCACCGGCCAGCACCACAGTATCAGCCAGTCGCTTCCGTAGTGTTATGGGAACCTTCTGCAGCGCCCGGAAGACCAGTGCAGGCagtcctggcctggcctggcctagTAGACTTGGCTGGAAAATGGGTTCTGGGCAGCGGAAGCGCTCGCTGCTGAGACAGACACGGGAACCGTTACCTAAGCAGACACTGACTGGATGCTGGCGGTCCTGGTTATGAAGGTCACCCTCAAAGTCCAGGGACACATAACAGCAGCGTTTCTTGAGCTGCGTGATGGCCTTTCGGGGCAGGGACCGCAGCTGTAGGTGGGGGCATGCTGCCTCCAGCAGGTCCCGCAAGTAGCGAGACAGGGTGCTGCCTGCCACGTCCAGCCGGAACGTGGCCTCGTGCCATGAGTGTCCTGCATAAATGGGTGTGGCGTGGCACACGCCCGCGCCTGCCTCCACGGCCAGCCCGCTGAAGGCGCCGGTGGAGCAGAGCGCCAGCAATGCTGTGCTGGCCATGTGGCACGCGGGCACTGCCAAGGCCTCGAACAGCAGCTCGGCTATCCTCTCGCGGCCCACGGGCGGCGCTGACGGCGAATCACTCACTAGCACGGGCCACTGCTCTGGGCACACCCGCAGGCCGCCCACCAGCAGGCGCTCCCACAGCCCCTCCAGCGCCTCCCAGTCCACTACCAAGCCGTGCTTGATGGGGTGCGCTCGCGTCACACCACCCATCCGCTCGCAGCCCAGCACAGCGGGCAACAAGGGCCGGTCCCAGCTGGAGCTCTTCAACACCAGGCGCGGCTGGTGCTCACCTGCGAAGCCCGCTTTGATGAAGCCTGAGCCCGGGTCTATCACCACCGCCACGCGGCCCAGCGAGGGCGGCCGGCGGACCCGCCTGCTTCCGGACGCGGATGCTACCGACGCCGCCGTGGCTTTCCGAGGCTCGGCCCCACCCTTGGCCAGAGGCCCCGCCCCTGGAGGCTCAGTCCCGCCCCCTGTCTGAGGCTCCGCCTCTGCCGGCCTCACTGGACACCGGTCTTTCAGCTCCTCGCTCCGGCCACAGGCCTAAGTTCCCACCGTTCTGGCTGCAGAAACAGGGCTCTCAGTTCCCGGCTGCAGCTTCTGGTCCTGAGCTTCCACTCTTCCGCCTAAATTGGACGTCCCTTTTCAGCTCTTGGCTCCACCCACAGGCCCAAGGCCCCGCCTCTGGTTCGAATGTCAGTCTCCGCTCTCGCCCGGCTTCGGCCCCCTTCGGACCACCTTTGCACTCCTGTGGCTCCAGGCTCCAGCTTGCACCAGACCCACCTCTCTGAGGACTCACCTCTGCTACGCGGACAGCTCACTCAGCCCTGGCAGAGGTGGATGATGAGAGGGAAACATCGAATCCTAAATAAGAAGCCACGGGGAGCCACAGAACTCTAACAGTGAAGGGGCCTTGTGTCAGTGTTCCCCGGACATATAATCCTGTCTTGGGGACCCAGGAGACCAGCCCAGTCCTTGAGCCCCAGGCGGTCTCCTGGCGCGCCTCTCTCGGCCTTAAGTCTTTCCTGgttgtggaggtgggagggggtggtcagAGGAGGGCGGAAAAGAACTTGGACTCATTGTGACCTCAGTCCTCAGCACCTGCTGTGCTTCCCCAACCCTCCACGCATGACAACTGCCTGGACATATCCACTCTCCTGGGACAAGGCGAAGAGCAGTGATTTTGGCATTGGGGGATCTGGCCTCAGCTGCCCAGCACAACCAATCTGATGAGAAAGTTCTTAATCACAGATGTACAGTCACTCTGAGGACCTTGGTGCGCTCAGCTCTGGGGGGATCCAGGCAGCCCACAAAGGGACCCTTCCTTCAGAGGCTTCCATGTGTGGACTCTTGTGGACCCGAGTTTGTGATTCAGTTCTGATGACTCATTGTGTGCCCCTGAGCAAGTCCTCATCTCCCTCTGGGCTCAATTTATTCCACCAAATGGTAGTTCTAATTCTCCCGCAGGAAAAGGCCACATCTCTGCAGAGTCTGTTCTCTTTAGGGTCATTTTAATGGCAAGTAGAAGACCTACTCAGGAGAACTTAAGCTAAAATAGGGATTTTATTACAAGGATCCTGTATATCTTATGGGTACTGCAAAGATGAAATCAGGTTTCAGGAACAGACTGGAAGTAGGGCCTGACTGCAGAATGTGTACCGTCTCtgcattgttttttttattcttaagactGGCTTAAGCCCATGCATGTTGATATACGAACATCTCTCACAGTTCCTGAGTTACAGTCCCAGGGAAGAGGCTGATAGGACCAGCCTGAGCCAATCATATATGGCTCAGGGTGTTTGGCCACATTGAGGAACGTGGTTACCATGATTTAACCACATGGGTGGTAGGAAAGGGTCTGTTTTAACAAGACTTTGGAGAGATGCTATGGTCATGCAACCTCCAGCCTGATGGAGGGGATAAGAAAGGGTTGTTGATTGGGTTGACACTAATGAAAGTGCATCTTCAGCAGAAGCTGGGCCTATGTCACCCCTGCTGCCTTTGCCCCCTTTGGGACCTCCTGAGGTGGTCCTGAGTGGAAGACTGGCTACAGGTTCGATAGAGCTGGGGCAGCACTCAGGTCTGGAGCTGGGTTTCGGACCCAGAAGAATGAGAACAAACAGCTGGGTGTTTCTCACAGAAAGCATGCTAGGCCTCTCCGGAGTGAATGGGGAGGTAACCTTGCATTGGAGACCACAGTGGCAATATGGCCAGAGCAGTGGTGAGGATAGGAGTCACTGAGAAGCTCTAGCAGGAGAGACTAAGGCTGTGGAGGCTGGGCCAGCATGTGACATCAGTAAGTTTGGACATTTCCCCGTGGGCCATAGAGAATCAGTGGGAGTTTATGAGGAGCGTGAACTGTGCTTCAGCTAGCTAAGTGGTTTGGAATAAGTCCCTGGCGGCAGGGTGGGCCAAGGGATGGCACAGGAAAGGCTGGGAGACAAGTGACTGAGGTGACTTGAGGGTTACTACCAAGCGAAGTGGGGCGAGATTGAGGATTAGAGGCCCACAgaccccagcctctcctcctgaGTGCTCTCACAGGCAGACTGTGAgtcccaggccccagccctgcTGATCGTGGGGCCTTCACTGTGCTTTCCAGGATGGTGGCTGTTCGCCTGGACCCCTCCCCGTGCTTAAGAAGGACTCGTGAAGGTTGGGGATGGAGATGTTAGGCCCTCTGTGGGAATCAGGTCCTTCCTCCTAGCTTGGCCAAGCCGGGGTTTGCCCACACTCCCTCCCTTGGGCCTCAGACCTGGAAGGGTCTGACCAGGGCCTGgagttgggggaagagggaaatagCTTCCCTCCACTGTGGttgcaggcccctccccagctccgGGTGGGTCTGACGCTTGGGTCACAAGGAGAAGGCACAGTTTGGCTCCAGGCCGTGGCCTTTGCTCAGCCATCAGTACTTCTGTTTCATCCCTGTctcactctgagcctcagtttcccagctCCGTGTCGCGCCACCTCGGACAGAGCTAGCTGGCGTCAGGGTTGCTATGCGCTCTTTAttgggccgggggccgggggccggtcCGGACACTCAGGGTCGCGGGCGAGGGCAGCGGTGCCGCTTGCGCGGCTGCTCCTCGGCGTGCTTGGCCTCGCGGTCCACCTCGCTCTCGGTCAGTAGACGCGCATACAGCCGCTGCCAGCCCTGTTCCGCGTTGGCTCCGCCCCCTGatccggccccgcccccgggcgcGCCCGCCGCGCAGCGCCCCTCCTCCTGCAGCCGCGcgtccagcagcagcagcaggaccaagatcttcttcatctctctccctcGTGCGCCCTCGCGCCGATCAACACCGTCGCCCGCTCCTCGCAGCatgggcgccgccgccgccgcgggggATCCCTCCGGGGCGCCCGTCGCATCCTCGCCTGG encodes the following:
- the ACTL10 gene encoding actin-like protein 10, coding for MVTTFLNVAKHPEPYMIGSGWSYQPLPWDCNSGTACGRSEELKDRCPVRPAEAEPQTGGGTEPPGAGPLAKGGAEPRKATAASVASASGSRRVRRPPSLGRVAVVIDPGSGFIKAGFAGEHQPRLVLKSSSWDRPLLPAVLGCERMGGVTRAHPIKHGLVVDWEALEGLWERLLVGGLRVCPEQWPVLVSDSPSAPPVGRERIAELLFEALAVPACHMASTALLALCSTGAFSGLAVEAGAGVCHATPIYAGHSWHEATFRLDVAGSTLSRYLRDLLEAACPHLQLRSLPRKAITQLKKRCCYVSLDFEGDLHNQDRQHPVSVCLGNGSRVCLSSERFRCPEPIFQPSLLGQARPGLPALVFRALQKVPITLRKRLADTVVLAGGSTLFPGFTERLEMELDAQCRRHGYGALRPCLVAKPGRGTAVWTGGSMVASLHSFQCRWITRAMYQECGPRLVHEVFN
- the C7H20orf144 gene encoding uncharacterized protein C20orf144 homolog translates to MRSQCGLHGTEHGRGPPPSQKAGQKQHGLWPPVVTSPAMGNNSSHKRTKVPKQARKERPPDMDKAGRKQQLFSHLKQKKPSAKIVLLFPLDKRQQLAEVAAGPGARPRRPGEDATGAPEGSPAAAAAPMLRGAGDGVDRREGARGREMKKILVLLLLLDARLQEEGRCAAGAPGGGAGSGGGANAEQGWQRLYARLLTESEVDREAKHAEEQPRKRHRCPRPRP